DNA from Homo sapiens chromosome 1, GRCh38.p14 Primary Assembly:
CTGAGAGAAGGGCTAAGGAGAAAATCAAAACAGTGAGGCGACAGGGTGACAGCTATGGGAGGTGTGTACTGTGTTAGATAGGTGGGAAGGGGAAGTGTCCACATAAGGTGCCATTTGAGTTCTGAGTGTATTGAGGGAGGGAGCCCAGTGGGTAtcttggggaggtggagggaacAGCAAGTCAAAGGCCCCGGGGTGGGAATGTGCGTGGTAGGTTAGGGGAAGAGCACGGAGGCCATGTGGCCACAGTAAGAGGCACAaggggagagtgggaggggaggtCCGATCTTGCAGGCCTCCATGAGGACTCTGGATTTGGAGGGTTTTGCgcagaagaatgaaatcctgtgACTTATAATTTTATGGAATCATCATGTCTGCTGTGCAGGGAACAGGCTGTAGGGGCAGGTGGGGGAGCAGTGAGGCCGTTTGGAGGGAAGGACAAATCCCAGATGACAGGATAGTAGCTTGCCCAGGGTGGAGGCAGTGAGATGGTGAAAAGTGCCAGGTCCCAGATGAATTCTGGATGCAGGATTTGCTAGAGTGGATATGAGCTGTGAGAAAAAGGGACGAATCCAGGAGGCTTCCAAGGCTCTTGGCCTGTGCAACGGTAGGCTGTGGCTGCCGATTACTGAGATAAGTGGCAGGGTGATCAGGCTTCGGAGGGTCAGTCAGAGGTCTTGTTTTGGACCTGTTACCTTTGGGAGGGCTAAATGGCATCAAGTGAAAGTGGACAGGGAAGGGGCAAGTTGGAGCTTGAAGAGGTGAGGATAGAGATGTGATCTGGGAGTGGAGAGAGGACATTTAAAGCCAACGACTGCATGAGCTAACCCAGGTCCTTGATTCTAGTAAAGGTAGATTAAGAAGAGGTCTGAGGGGTTTAAAGAGTGGCCTGTTGTCCACATGGGCACTCCAAGGGTCTGAGCAAGGGGAATGGCAGGCTGCACCATCACCCCCTAACAGGCCCTCCATTCTCCTCAGGGAGGGAGTCAGCCCTGagcttgaatcctggctccaccactcaTAAGCTTTTTGATCTTTTGACCTCTGTGCCTCActtgcttcatctgtaaaatgggagtaacagAACCTCGCAGGGTTTGAGGAGGACTACATGAAATAATGGAAtgttcctggcacagagtggCCATGCATACGGGCAGCTCCTCTTACCCCGTCTGCAGTGGCCTGAAGCAGGTTCATAAATGTACCTGGAACCCGCTGGACTGATGAACCCTGCAGAGTCTAGCCGTGAACATGCACCTGGGTCCTAGGAGTCTACAGTTCATAATCTCTCTCATGCTTAGTGTTGCTCTTTTTATGTTGCTTTTATCTAttcattatgtaaatatttactgagcgtCTTCTATGTGTACCCTAGCATGGTGGGACCTGGGGTAAACCTGGGGTCCAATCCTGCTACCACTGAATACCTGTATGAATACCTGTATGACCCTGGCCAAGTGAATTAACCtctttaggcctcagtttcctcatttgtgaaaccTAGGTAATAAGCGCAGTTACCTCATTCGATTCAGAGGATGTCTGCCAAGCACAATGGGTGCACAGCTAAGTGCTCAATAACTACTAGTGGTCATGGTCACTGCTCTAAAGAACTTGGGGGCAAATGCAAGGTGCAGGATGGGGATGGAAGCAGACAACTGCTCACAGCCGGTCTACCCCAAACCCTTTTTCCAGGACATGGTGACCTACTTCATGAACCTGAGCCAGGCGAATGCTCAGGGGACGCCGCGCTGGGAGCTCGAGTACCAGCTGACCGAGGCCTATGGGGTGCCGGACGCCAGCGCCCACTCCATGCACACAGTGCTGGACCGCATCGCTGGCGACCAGAGCACACTGCAGCGCTACTACGTCTATAACTCAGTCAGCTACTCTGCTGGGGTCTGCGACGAGGCCTGCAGCATGCAGCACGTGTGTGCCATGCGCCAGGTGGACATTGACGCTTACACCACCTGTCTGTATGCCTCTGGCACCACGCCCGTGCCCCAGCTCCCGCTGCTGCTGATGGCCCTGCTGGGCCTGTGCACGCTCGTGCTGTGACCTGCCAGGCTCACCTTCTTCCTGGTAACGGGTAACGGGGGCAGCGCCCAGGATCACCCAGAGCTGGGCCTTCCACCATTTCCTCCGCGCCTGAGGAGTGAACTGAAATAGGACAACCGAATCAGGAAGCGAAGCCCCAGGAGCTGCAGCCatccgtgatcgcgccactgcactccagcctgggtgacaaagccagactctctccaaaaacaaaccagaaacagaaaagaaatgacgACCCAAGACCCCCCTACAAGCATACTTCTTTTGCGTATTATGTTTAACTCACAAAACAAAGCTCATCATGCGTTTGATTCTGTGttgtgttccttttcttttcttttgagacggagtctcgctctgtcgcccaggccggagtgcagtggcgctatctcggctctctgcaacctctgcctcccgggttcaagcgattctcctgcctcagcctcctagctgggactacaggcgcgcgccaacacgcccgactaatttgtatttttagtagagacggggtttcgccatgtttgccaggctggtctcgaactcctgacctcaggtgatccgcccgcctgggcctcccaaagtgttgggattacaggcgtgagtcaccgcgcccggcctctattcCCTTCCGTATGGAAATGAGGTTAACTCATTTGCAGGAACCTAACGCCCGCCCTCCCCCGACTCGGATCGCTGGCGTGAACCCAGCGGCCCCGTGCTCTCCGGGTATCCCTGGATCGAGGCGCACGCGTTGTTGCAAAGTCTCGCACTTAGGGATTAGAATGTGCCTTTGCGTTTCGTTTTGTTTTGCAACAATACAGGTGTGAGGGATCGCAGCCCTGGTCCAGGCTCTAGTCTCCCCGCCCTCTCGCTTTCTTGGGCCTCCGGGCGCCTCAAAGGTAAAACTAGGCCATTTGAAGCCTGCGAAGCGAAGGGCAGTCGGTCTTCAGGCCTAGCGGGCTTGGCTGGGCTGGGTCGGTGGACCCCTGGGCTGGCGGCGGGAGCAGAGCATCGAGCGGCTTTTAGCTGGGGTTCGGGCGGAGGACCTGGGACAACCGCGGGCCTCGCTCCTCCCCGGACGGGGCGGGACGGGGAAGTCCCGCCCACCAGGCCCAGGCCCCGGGCCGCCCCGAGGGCTGCGCCCACCTCCTTCCTGCCTCGGCAACCCCGGGCCCTGAGGGCAGGCCCCAACCGCGGAGGAGCAGGAGAGGGCGGAGGCCGGCGGGCCATGCCCTGGTCGTCCCGCGGCGCCCTCCTTCGGGACCTGGTCCTGGGCGTGCTGGGCACCGCCGCCTTCCTGCTCGACCTGGGCACCGACCTGTGGGCCGCCGTCCAGTATGCGCTCGGCGGCCGCTACCTGTGGGCGGCGCTGGTGCTGGCGCTGCTGGGCCTGGCCTCCGTGGCGCTGCAGCTCTTCAGCTGGCTCTGGCTGCGCGCTGACCCTGCCGGCCTGCACGGGTCGCAGCCCCCGCGCCGCTGCCTGGCGCTGCTGCATCTCCTGCAGCTGGGTTACCTGTACAGGTGAGTGCTTCGCCCCGGGAGGGGAGGAGTGTCGGAGCCCAGCACCTCCGTCAGCTGGGTCACCTGTACAGGTGACACGCCATATGCCGGGAAGGGGACTGGGAGAGGGAACCAAGTCCTGTGGGCGCCTGGCCTACAGGTGAGCGTGCAGCCCTTTACGGAAAGGGAATCCCGGTAGACTGCCTTCATTCTAGCCCTAGCTTTCCTGGCACAGgcgaagaaactgaggcccagggaagaaagggaggcgCATGGGCTTTGAAGTCGGACCTCTCAGGGATCCACTTCTGGCTTTGCCCCCTCTCGCCTCACTTCtgcatttctctgagcctcagtttcctcctgcgTAGAAAGGAGGTAGTCACCCTGAGACAGGTGTGACGGGCAGGCCTGTTGTGAAGAGTGAGCGAAAGAATGAGAAAGTGCCtcgcacagtgcctggcctgtaatGGCAGGGGCTGCGGACTCAGTTCAGCATCCCATGTTTCAGCATGGGCAGGGCCTTGGGAAGTCACTGACCTCTCAGTGGGGCTGTTTGGTTGCTGTTCCCATTGGGATGGGGATAGCGCCTGCCCGTTTGGTGAAGATGCAGTGAAATGACATCTGTCCACTGCCCTGGCTCAGAGTGAGCACTCAGCAACCTCAGCTGGCTTCTTGACCTGGGCCTCCCTGGGAGTTTCAGCAGCCCTGACCCCACCACAGCGCTTGCCCCTCACAAAGGCCGCCTCTCACCCTGTCTGCCTGGTTGTATTCTTCCCCCTGAAACTTGGCTTCCCACCCCAGACCCAGCAAGAGGGCAGAGATGGCCTCTGACTCATCCATGCCCATGGAGCCAGCCAGGGCTGGGCATAGGCTGGGTCCTGGAAAATGTGTGTGGATTCTGCTCCTTTTTGGACCTGGTGGAGCCTCGTAGAGATGGGAAAACAAACCCAAGGCTCAGAGGCATGCGACAAAGTCAGGGCAGAGGGTGGTGTGGGTTGGGATGGGGTGGCCAGGGCCAGGATCTGCTCTTGAATCCGTTTTTACAAACTCTTGAGATCTGGCCTTGACAAAGCCACACGGAGTCTCCAGGAGTGGAAGAGAGGAGCTTTGAATGTGGCAGTTTTGCCTGAGGGATTATAGAGACATCAGAAAACCCCGGGTGGGCATGAAGGGGTGCAGTTGTTAAGTCCTGGGCAGGCCTCCATGAGCCGTGAATCTGTAACTACCTTATGCATCTTTGTGGCCAATATTTCTGCTGAGCTTGAGTCAGACAGACTGTACTAGCTTTGGCTTTGGAAATGGGTCTCTGTTCCTGCCTGTGAATTGGCCGAGGCAGGGGTCCCTGCTAGGTCACTGGGGACCATAGGCAAAGGCTCCTGCTGAGGGAGAACCCCAGCCTGTCCTGCCTGCCTGCTCCTCAGTGTGTTCTTGTGTCCTTCCAGGGGAAGTGACAGTACATGTCTGGTGAATGAGCTTGTGATGAGTGAACGGGGTTCTCTCCCAATAGGCAACTGAGAGCAAAGTTCTGGGTGGAGGGTCCTTGGTGCATCCTCCACTTACTCTTCATGCCAGTGGGTACCCCAGACCTGTCTGTCCAAACTCTGGACTCTCTTAACTCCGCCCCAATCTCCATCCTTAACCACTCAGGGCCAGCCTCTTAAATGGGATCCCTCCTTCCAATCTaaccctcctccagcccctcccctgtGTGGCCGGGGCAAGGCAGAGTCTGATTCCATCTGGCCTGTGCCCAGAAGTGCCCAAGAGGCAAATGTCCTCTTGCCCACAGGACCCCAGGAGATCTTGggcacactaaagtttgagaactactgcctCAGGCAACTTTATAGCATGCCTTTCCAATTCAGGTTTGGATCCAAATCCTCATTCCAGTACTTATTAGctgcttataattttttgtttgttttttaaaaagaggtaggGTCtggtcaggcttggtggctcatgcctgtaatcctagcagtctgggaggctgacgtgggtggatcacttgaggtcaggagtttgagaccagcctgctgaACATGGCAaaagctcatctctacaaaaattagccaggtgtggtggcgcatgcctgtaatcccagcatcccagctactctggaggccgaggcaggagaatcgcttgaacctgggaggtggaggttgcagtgagccgagtttgtgccactgcactctagcctgggcgacaagcgaCAGATgtagactctgtctccaaaaaaaaagaaaaaaaaaaagagagagagaggcagggtctctgttgcctgggctggagtgcagtggcacaatcaatcatggctcacagtggccttgaactcctgggctcaagctgtcctcctgcgtcagcctcctgagtagcttggactacaggcttgtaccaccacgtccaactaattaaaaaaaattctttgtagagatggggcttgctgtgttgcccagggtggtctcaaactcctggcctccagtgatcctcttgccttggcctgtcaaaatgttgggattacaggcgcgagccactgcacccagaccttATTAGCTTCTTGatcctgtttccccatctgtaaaatgggcttttGTGAGAAGTAAACAGGACAAGGTTTGTGATGAGCTTGGGACAGTGCTTAGCCAGCGGGAGTAGAAGGTGTATTGATccccatttttgcttttttgttttttttgagacggagtcttgttctgtcgccaggctggagtgcagtggcacgatctcggctcactgtaacctccgccttgcagattcaagagattctcctgcctcagcctcctgagtagctgggactacaggcgcgcaccaccacacccagctaattttttgtattagtagagacgaggcttcaccatgttagccaggatggtctcaatctcctgaactcgtgatcagcccgcctcagactcccaaagtgctgggattacaggcatgagccaccacacccggcctcgatcctcattttacagatgaaacaagTTCAGTGAGGTTAGGACATTGCCGAAGGCCCCATAGCATGGATGTGAGGAGACAGGTTGGAGCCTGTGTCCACTCATTAGatgggtgggaggctgaggaattcACAGGACACTAACCTGGCCCTCTGGGCATTTGTGTGTGGTGCCTAGGTGCGTGCAGGAGCTGCGGCAGGGGCTGCTGGTGTGGCAGCAGGAGGAGCCCTCTGAGTTTGACTTGGCCTACGCCGACTTCCTCGCCCTGGACATCAGCATGCTGCGGCTCTTCGAGACCTTCTTGGAGACGGCACCACAGCTCACGCTGGTGCTGGCCATCATGCTGCAGAGTGGCCGGGCTGAGTACTACCAGTGTGAGTGAAGGCCTGTGGCTGGCCCCCCTGTCGTGGCTTGGTGGGGGGTCTCTCAAATGTTGGAACTGTTTTTAGTCTTTTATAAAGGCTGCTTAGAAAACAGGAGAACAGGCTTTAGTCAGGCAGATCTGGCTTGAAACCTAAAGTCACTCTACAGCTGTTTGAGTTTGGACAAATGCCTTGACCTCTCTGAGTATGTTTGTTCTCATCTGAAATATGGGCttaaatcctcctgcctcataaGGTTgatgaaaggattaaatgaggtgatgCAAAGAAAGCCCATTTCCTGGTACATAAGTTCCTggtacagagtctcactctgtcatcgcCCGTAGTGGAGTACAGcagcctgatcatggctcactgtagcctccacctcccaggctcaagtgatcctcctgtctcagcctcctgagtagctgggactacaagtgtgtatcaccatgctggctaatttttctttcttttttttttttttttttttgtagagacgaggtcccactttgttacccaggctggtcttgaactcctgagctcaagtaacctcctacctcagcctcctaaggtgctgggattacaggtgtcgcccactgtgcctggcccacaagtcttaattgtaatttttataattttgaagataATGAAGTGTGTAAGGTGCCTGATACAGCATAGGTAACTTTTTAGTTAAGAAACAATTTCatacgttgggaggccaaggtgcacaggtcgcttgaggccagagttggagaccatcctgggtaacatagtgagacctcatctcttcaaaattttaaaagagaaacaagaaacaatATATTGAATGCCTTCATCCAGTCAGGTTTTCATTGTGCATCTCTTCTGTGCCTGTTActgtgctggggacacagcagtgaacaagatgaacccagcccctgccctgccagGATGATAGACTAAAACAAGTAGCTACGGTTGAGTGACTGGAAAAGGGAGAGGCAGGGAGCAGAGGATCACAGGGCCCCCTAAGCATGGGTGAAGTTTACAGTGAGGAGCTTTGGGAGGGTTTTTGCATGAAAGGAAAGTGACTTGCCCATTTCCACAGACCTGGACAGTGGCCAAGCTAAAGAGGGCCCCCACTCACATCCGACTCAGGGTCCAagccttcccctttgccttcctccaccGCTGCCATAAATGCCACAGCCTCTCAAGAAACCAGTCCTCACTCTACCGTCACTCGCTGTGTGACCTGGAGAGCCTTCCTGTGGAAGATGGAGGTTGGACTCGATCTCCAAGGGCCCTTTCGTCTTGCTAGTCTGAGTCTATATATTGATTGAAAAAACAATAATAGCGGCTGTCACAATCGAGTGCCAGCTATTAGCCAGGCCCTGTGGGAAGCACTTACAGTCATCATTGCTCATGTTCACAGCAGCCCTGTAGGTTTGTGCTATAttgatcttcatttttaaagaggtGCAGAAAGGTGAGTGACTTGCCCTGGGTTACTGGGCACTCACTGGGCACACGTCTTTGTCTGTTGAGGGTTGGGGGTGTCTAGAACCAGGGCCAAGTGCAGACAGTCTGCACTGTGAGTGTGGCAGGGGGTAAGGGGGCGAGACAGATTTTCCCTACTTTTTATTTAGCAAACATCTCTTTCGCTGctgttatgtgccaggtactgggctGCTGGGGGATCCCAAGTGAGCAGAGTCTGTTTTCTACCCTCGAGGAGCCCAGAGATAAGGAAATAGATAATTACTGTGTGATGAGACTCCAGACAGAGGTGGGTGGCATGTTACAGGGATACCTGACACAGCTGAGTGGGTGGCATGGGGTCAGGGTGGGTGACTCCCGGGGCTCTTCAAGCTGGGGCCTGCGGGGTAATGGAGGAGTAGGCCGGGGAAGTGGGGCCTGTGCTTCTGGCGACCTAACATCCTGGGCAGAGCTTGTCAAGGTCACGGAAGGTGGCATGCTGGGCAAACTGGAAGAACATCAGCCCTGCTGAGACCTGGGCAAGGCTAATGAGCACAGATCTGTTTCCAGGCTAGGAGTGGGTTCTGGGCGCCTAATAGGTTCCCAGTAAACATCTGTCGAATGACTGCGGTGGACGGGGACAGGGGAGGAAGCAGTCGGGAGACGTGCCGGTGCCACTTCCATCCCTCCCTGGAGGCCCTTGTGCTTCTGCTCCAGGATTGGCAACCAGGAGGTGGGATAGGACCCCTGTTGTAAACTTCTGGATCTTGGAAAATCAAGGTTAGGGGTCAGTCCGATGGCCTCTGGtcttggaggggaggggaggggagtggggagaccTTCTGTCCACACAGCAGGGACATCTCTCCTGGCCCTGAGGGCAGCTTTAGCCAGAGCCTGTTGCCACCCCATGGGATTTTCTACTCCCTTTTTGAGACTAAGAAAGACGGAACTGAGACTGTTGATTTTTAGACACAAGGAAGGCTTGTGTTCTTCCCAGAAAGAAAGGGTTATGGGGCCCTGGAAGATGCCCAGGATGCAGCCAAGGCCCAGGGGTGCTGAGTGCTGGGTGGGCCACAGGTCACATCCTCTCATCTTTGACAAATACCACCCGGATAGCACCTACGCAGCAAAGCGCTGTGGTGAGGGGCAGGCTCTATATTAGGAGTCATAGCTTTGTTTTTGGTTGTGGGAACTCACTGGGTCTTCTCTAGCTGCAGATTTGCCTTCAACAAACGAGGGATTCTAATACCTACCCCAGGGTTGCTGGGAGGGCCCCCACGGTACCTGTGACCGCTGGGGAGTGCCAAGCAGGCTGGCCCCAGGACTCACTGTTCCCTCCTACTCTTTGCAGGGGTTGGCATCTGCACATCCTTCCTGGGCATCTCGTGGGCACTGCTCGACTACCACCGGGCCTTGCGCACCTGCCTCCCCTCCAAGCCGCTCCTGGGCCTGGGCTCCTCCGTGATCTACTTCCTGTGGAACCTGCTGCTGCTGTGGCCCCGAGTCCTGGCTGTGGCCCTGTTCTCAGCCCTCTTCCCCAGCTATGTGGCCCTGCACTTCCTGGGCCTGTGGCTGGTACTGCTGCTCTGGGTCTGGCTTCAGGGCACAGACTTCATGCCGGACCCCAGCTCCGAGTGGCTGTACCGGGTGACGGTGGCCACCATCCTCTATTTCTCCTGGTTCAACGTGGCTGAGGGCCGCACCCGAGGCCGGGCCATCATCCACTTCGCCTTCCTCCTGAGTGACAGCATTCTCCTGGTGGCCACCTGGGTGACTCATAGCTCCTGGCTGCCCAGCGGGATTCCACTGCAGCTGTGGCTGCCTGTGGGATGCGGCTGCTTCTTTCTGGGCCTGGCTCTGCGGCTTGTGTACTACCACTGGCTGCACCCTAGCTGCTGCTGGAAGCCCGACCCTGACCAGGTAGACGGGGCCCGGAGTCTGCTTTCTCCAGAGGGGTATCAGCTGCCTCAGAACAGGCGCATGACCCATTTAGCACAGAAGTTTTTCCCCAAGGCTAAGGATGAGGCTGCTTCGCCAGTGAAGGGATAGGTGAACGGCGTCCTTTGAAGCAGGATCAGACCCAGCCAGCAGAGATGGAGAGTGACTCTGTTGGCAGAAGGCAGGCGAGGATAAGCTAACGATGCTGCTGTGGCCTCTATGCACTCAGCAAGAGCGGGACGCCTGTGCTGGGCCGGGCACCAGGGATGGTGCTGAGTCGGGCAGAGGCCTCCTTTCAAGGAGTTCACAGTGAACAAGATGAGAAGGGCTGGGCCCTGGAGGGTCAAGAGCCCCAATTATGTACAAGACACTTTGGGAGGAAAGAAGACTACCTTTTCCCCCTGCCATTGGTATAGCTGGTGCCCCAAAACTtccacctccctccctggctACCTCTAAAATGACTGGTATAGGTGCTGCCCCACCCCTTAGCTCCCCTATCCTGGGCTAGGAGGCCACAGGGGCTGTCCTCTAgaattcttccttccctcccccacaCCATTCATTCAATTCATGAAACAAATCTTTGCCAAGAGCAGTTTATGTGCCAGGAACATCATTCTGTCCTTGCAACCTGGAACAAGACCAGCTACCAGCCTAGCTTCATCCGCTACTTGCACCAACCAGTCCCGGGTTAGATCCCAAATGCTAGAAGCCAGGGATGCCCAACTCTGGGTGGCCCCAGTCAGAACCTCTGGGATCTCAGTGAAGCTGGCCTGGCCTCTGCTCCTGCTCTCAAGGGGCTGCTTTTCAACCAAGAGCCTTGTGAGCCTGGTCTGAGCCTTGCACAGCCACTGAGTATTTTTTTTGCCTTAGCCAGTGTACCTCCTACCTCAGTCTATGTGAGAGGAAGAgaatgtgtgtgcctgtgggtCTCTACAAGTGACAGATGTGTTGTTTTCAACAGTATTATTAGGTTATGAATAAAGCCTCATGAAATCCTCCAACCTAGTCTGTGTCATCAAACGAAATCCCCTATGGAGTTCAGAGCCTGAACTGGAAGAGATCAGGGACATAAAATCTACCTCTCAAAATCAGTCAAGGTCCACGAACAGAGAGAGGGCTGGCTTAGGTGGGGTTTCTCAACCTCGTGTTTGAAGTTTCAGGAGCTGGTGAGCCAGCGTGGGGTAGACAGCTCAGCTGGAGATCAGAATCCAGATCTGGGCTGACTTAGTGCATCCTCTTCAACACCAGCTCTGCTGCTGGGCCCAGCAGGAGTGGCCACAGACACATTTAGGGCCAAGAAGTGAATATAGTTGCCTGGTGAAGAAAGGTCTTTTTGCTGGGAGctctgagaggttaagtgatGAGGTGCCTCAGGGGATGTGGATGTGGTGGGTGATGGTGCTGGGGAAGTGGAACCTTTTGCTGTTCTAGGAGGTCCATGGTTTGGAGAAACGGGACAGAAAAGTCAATTgagatagagaagaaaatgttctagTCACTGCTGTGATGGGATCCAGGATAGTCTCAGCTCTGTTACTATTCTGGTGGAGACACAAAAACCAGGATAAGTAAAACATTTAGTATATCAGATAGTGTTAagaagtgctaaaagaaaaagggaaagggatAGGGAGAGAGAGTAAGTAtttgtgtgttgggggtgggaatTACAACTTTGTATAGAATGGCTGGGGAAGGCCTTCCTGCAAAACCGGTAAGCTGGTTAGCAGTGACTTGGGTGTGGCCTATAAATGTCACGAGAAGGAGCAGAACCTggagtcactggtagcttgaacCACTGTGGTGGAAGGAATGATGCAAACAGAATTCCACCGGATGAATAAGCACTTGTAACCACTCTGTTGGCCTGGAACTAAAGATGACCCAGAGAtgaagggtgggggcagggagaggatcTGAGATGATGCTGGTGACTTTTA
Protein-coding regions in this window:
- the XKR8 gene encoding XK-related protein 8 isoform X1, with the protein product MRSAAATCGRRWCWRCWAWPPWRCSSSAGSGCALTLPACTGRSPRAAAWRCCISCSWVTCTGACRSCGRGCWCGSRRSPLSLTWPTPTSSPWTSACCGSSRPSWRRHHSSRWCWPSCCRVAGLSTTSVLGCWGIPSEQSLFSTLEEPRDKEIDNYCVMRLQTEARSGFWAPNRFPVNICRMTAVDGDRGGSSRETCRCHFHPSLEALVLLLQDWQPGGVGICTSFLGISWALLDYHRALRTCLPSKPLLGLGSSVIYFLWNLLLLWPRVLAVALFSALFPSYVALHFLGLWLVLLLWVWLQGTDFMPDPSSEWLYRVTVATILYFSWFNVAEGRTRGRAIIHFAFLLSDSILLVATWVTHSSWLPSGIPLQLWLPVGCGCFFLGLALRLVYYHWLHPSCCWKPDPDQVDGARSLLSPEGYQLPQNRRMTHLAQKFFPKAKDEAASPVKG
- the XKR8 gene encoding XK-related protein 8 isoform X2; this translates as MRSAAATCGRRWCWRCWAWPPWRCSSSAGSGCALTLPACTGRSPRAAAWRCCISCSWVTCTGACRSCGRGCWCGSRRSPLSLTWPTPTSSPWTSACCGSSRPSWRRHHSSRWCWPSCCRVAGLSTTSARSGFWAPNRFPVNICRMTAVDGDRGGSSRETCRCHFHPSLEALVLLLQDWQPGGVGICTSFLGISWALLDYHRALRTCLPSKPLLGLGSSVIYFLWNLLLLWPRVLAVALFSALFPSYVALHFLGLWLVLLLWVWLQGTDFMPDPSSEWLYRVTVATILYFSWFNVAEGRTRGRAIIHFAFLLSDSILLVATWVTHSSWLPSGIPLQLWLPVGCGCFFLGLALRLVYYHWLHPSCCWKPDPDQVDGARSLLSPEGYQLPQNRRMTHLAQKFFPKAKDEAASPVKG
- the XKR8 gene encoding XK-related protein 8, which gives rise to MPWSSRGALLRDLVLGVLGTAAFLLDLGTDLWAAVQYALGGRYLWAALVLALLGLASVALQLFSWLWLRADPAGLHGSQPPRRCLALLHLLQLGYLYRCVQELRQGLLVWQQEEPSEFDLAYADFLALDISMLRLFETFLETAPQLTLVLAIMLQSGRAEYYQWVGICTSFLGISWALLDYHRALRTCLPSKPLLGLGSSVIYFLWNLLLLWPRVLAVALFSALFPSYVALHFLGLWLVLLLWVWLQGTDFMPDPSSEWLYRVTVATILYFSWFNVAEGRTRGRAIIHFAFLLSDSILLVATWVTHSSWLPSGIPLQLWLPVGCGCFFLGLALRLVYYHWLHPSCCWKPDPDQVDGARSLLSPEGYQLPQNRRMTHLAQKFFPKAKDEAASPVKG
- the XKR8 gene encoding XK-related protein 8 isoform X3: MRSAAATCGRRWCWRCWAWPPWRCSSSAGSGCALTLPACTGRSPRAAAWRCCISCSWVTCTGACRSCGRGCWCGSRRSPLSLTWPTPTSSPWTSACCGSSRPSWRRHHSSRWCWPSCCRVAGLSTTSVLGCWGIPSEQSLFSTLEEPRDKEIDNYCVMRLQTEGLASAHPSWASRGHCSTTTGPCAPASPPSRSWAWAPP